The following proteins are encoded in a genomic region of Methanocella sp.:
- a CDS encoding MBL fold metallo-hydrolase, with protein sequence MRVKNVNGISYDSNAYLIDAKRKTLVDAGMDPGRVLQNLDGGLDLILLTHCHFDHIGAVPGIVKATGAKVAIHEEDAALLHNDNAAAMFNARRPEFGVDIVLSDGEDVDLGDVILKVIHTPGHTPGSICLYDKESKVLFTGDTVFEGGSFGRTDIGGDPEAMIRSLETLTKLDVSALYPGHGGAVLRKAKESILASYNNAKQMLF encoded by the coding sequence ATGCGCGTAAAGAACGTAAACGGGATTTCTTATGATTCCAATGCTTATCTAATTGACGCAAAGCGTAAAACCCTTGTGGACGCCGGCATGGACCCCGGCCGCGTCCTGCAAAACCTGGACGGCGGCCTGGACCTTATCCTTCTAACGCACTGCCATTTTGACCACATCGGGGCGGTGCCCGGGATCGTTAAGGCGACGGGAGCGAAGGTGGCCATCCACGAGGAGGACGCGGCTCTGCTGCATAACGACAACGCGGCGGCCATGTTCAACGCCCGGCGGCCGGAGTTCGGCGTGGACATCGTGCTCAGCGATGGCGAGGACGTGGACCTGGGAGACGTTATCCTGAAGGTCATCCATACGCCGGGCCATACGCCGGGAAGCATCTGCCTCTACGATAAAGAGTCAAAGGTACTCTTCACCGGCGACACGGTCTTCGAGGGCGGCAGCTTCGGGAGGACGGACATCGGCGGCGATCCCGAGGCGATGATCCGGTCGCTGGAGACCCTTACGAAGCTCGACGTTTCGGCGCTATATCCAGGACATGGCGGGGCTGTATTGAGGAAGGCAAAAGAGTCAATACTCGCATCATATAATAATGCGAAGCAAATGCTTTTTTAA
- the thiC gene encoding phosphomethylpyrimidine synthase ThiC: MLMRDARNGATPEIKEIAKAEGVDAVRLSSLIAKGLVAVPRNARKSIAGRAVGRLVSTKVNANVGTSKDYDDCADEVKKAKVAVQYGADAVMDLSTGHDRDTVRKRLAKELEVPLGTVPIYHAARKRRNAVDMTADDFFSSVREHAKDGVDFVTVHCGVNRNALGRLKNDPRLLNIVSRGGALTMAWMLHNEKDNPFYEEFDYLLEIAQEYDLTLSLGDGMRPGCMADASDRPEFMEVITLGELVKRCREAGVQSIVEGPGHVPLDEVEMTVKAMKKLTGDAPLYLLGPLVTDIAPGYDHLVGAIGGSVAGMAGADFLCIVTPSEHLALPTADDIRDGVVAGKIAAHVADTVKEGQRERSRETDRRMSQARSDLDWKAQIRMAVDPDRAEHIRGTRMTEGETCSMCSDLCAIKLVRDALKSGKI, encoded by the coding sequence ATGTTAATGAGAGACGCAAGAAACGGGGCAACGCCCGAAATAAAGGAGATCGCAAAGGCCGAAGGCGTGGACGCCGTCAGGCTGAGCTCGCTTATCGCGAAGGGCCTGGTCGCCGTGCCCCGCAACGCCCGTAAATCCATAGCCGGCAGGGCCGTGGGCAGGCTCGTGTCCACCAAGGTGAACGCCAACGTGGGCACATCGAAGGACTACGACGATTGCGCAGACGAGGTTAAAAAAGCGAAGGTCGCCGTCCAGTATGGCGCCGACGCGGTCATGGACCTCTCGACGGGCCACGACCGGGATACCGTGAGGAAGCGGCTGGCGAAAGAGCTCGAAGTGCCCCTGGGCACGGTGCCCATCTACCACGCGGCCAGGAAACGGCGGAACGCGGTCGATATGACGGCGGACGACTTTTTCAGCTCGGTCCGCGAGCACGCGAAGGACGGCGTCGACTTCGTGACGGTGCACTGCGGCGTCAACCGTAACGCCCTTGGCCGCCTGAAGAACGATCCAAGGCTTTTGAACATCGTGAGCCGGGGCGGCGCGCTCACTATGGCCTGGATGCTACACAACGAAAAGGACAATCCTTTTTACGAGGAGTTCGACTATCTGCTTGAGATCGCGCAAGAGTACGACCTGACGCTGAGCCTCGGTGACGGCATGAGGCCCGGCTGCATGGCCGACGCGTCCGACCGGCCCGAGTTCATGGAAGTGATCACGCTGGGCGAGCTAGTAAAACGCTGCCGCGAGGCGGGCGTCCAGTCCATTGTCGAGGGCCCGGGCCACGTGCCCCTGGACGAAGTGGAGATGACCGTGAAGGCCATGAAGAAGCTGACCGGCGATGCCCCCCTTTACCTTCTTGGGCCGCTCGTGACGGACATCGCCCCCGGCTACGACCACCTCGTGGGAGCCATCGGCGGCTCGGTCGCGGGCATGGCAGGGGCGGACTTCCTGTGCATCGTGACCCCCTCCGAGCACCTGGCGCTGCCCACGGCCGACGATATCAGGGACGGCGTCGTGGCCGGAAAGATCGCCGCCCACGTGGCCGATACGGTGAAGGAAGGCCAGCGGGAGCGGTCCCGGGAGACAGACCGGCGGATGTCGCAGGCGCGCAGCGACCTGGACTGGAAAGCGCAGATCCGGATGGCCGTGGACCCCGACAGGGCAGAGCACATCCGGGGCACGCGTATGACTGAGGGAGAGACGTGCTCCATGTGCAGCGACCTCTGCGCCATCAAGCTGGTCAGGGACGCCCTGAAGTCCGGTAAGATATGA
- a CDS encoding sirohydrochlorin chelatase — MSDALLLVGHGSRSEYADDVLPYYVDFFKGDFEEVVACYLEQEPCIEDALRLVKAQRVFVMPLLIAHGYHTRVTIPGALGIEASHGFAGGKEIFLLEPLGRSEHIVKIIKERIGEAKRTP, encoded by the coding sequence ATGAGCGACGCGCTGCTGCTCGTGGGCCACGGGAGCAGGAGCGAGTACGCCGACGACGTGCTCCCATATTACGTCGATTTTTTTAAAGGAGATTTTGAGGAAGTGGTGGCCTGCTACCTGGAACAGGAGCCGTGCATCGAAGACGCGCTAAGGCTCGTAAAAGCGCAGCGGGTCTTCGTCATGCCGCTACTCATCGCCCATGGATATCATACGAGGGTAACGATCCCAGGGGCTCTGGGCATCGAGGCCTCCCACGGCTTCGCAGGCGGCAAAGAAATATTTTTGCTGGAGCCGCTGGGGCGTTCGGAGCATATCGTTAAAATAATAAAGGAACGAATCGGGGAAGCGAAACGAACGCCTTAG